In Trichoderma atroviride chromosome 2, complete sequence, one DNA window encodes the following:
- a CDS encoding uncharacterized protein (EggNog:ENOG41), with protein MATATPSRNRHQDVYPGTPSTEKRRLNGLFHRNEWWCNCDPRKRAVDRTVTRATPNRGKRFWACPHPPPDGCGFFLFAHEARVREIGLTPSSSNEAVDVPPATTTPSKQPTLTQTRLTDHGVEILGGRRPRSDPEAALPENENDDEGAALHHHQTVSSSQPEAGSSSDKGKGKATADRFFTYEPLTPGPSGGRKRGRDEFEEDLLSDMDSEEERELATMTDRSAQRFLRAEAYIGQQTDDGEDDAAAGPSRPVARTLFPQARGAKRRKSVSFEEPEPSAPTSSKATTIHSNDAEFAAPPSTMQMSPPSSMEEAAPFPWSAMTATQQNDGDEDKEGGDNDITEQVMSLLQTQHIDRSVLASVNNLLVVSARRTKGLAMGLDSAREAVKEKKMKIGRLQEKIAVLENSERSLNGQITHMKAGLMKMYEAN; from the exons ATGGCAACTGCGACGCCTTCTAGGAATCGCCACCAAGATGTCTACCCTGGGACGCCGTCGACAGAGAAGAGGCGACTCAACGGCCTTTTCCATCGGAACGAGTGGTGGT GCAACTGTGATCCTCGAAAACGCGCCGTCGACCGTACAGTAACCAGAGCCACCCCTAACAGGGGAAAGCGCTTCTGGGCCTGTCCTCACCCTCCTCCCGACGGATGTGgttttttcctctttgctcATGAAGCGAGAGTGCGAGAGATTGGTCTCACGCCCTCATCATCCAATGAAGCAGTTGATGTGCCACCAGCAACCACCACTCCGTCAAAGCAACCGACCTTGACGCAGACACGCCTCACCGATCATGGAGTCGAGATTCTTGGAGGCAGACGACCAAGGAGCGATCCAGAGGCTGCGCTTCCCGAAAATGAAAACGATGACGAAGGCGCTGCgcttcaccatcatcaaaccGTGAGCTCATCACAGCCGGAAGCGGGATCATCGTCAGACAAGGGCAAAGGGAAAGCCACTGCTGATCGATTCTTTACTTATGAGCCTCTTACTCCTGGCCCCAGTGGTGGTCGGAAGCGGGGCCGTGATGAGTTTGAAGAAGACCTCTTGAGCGACATGGACTCTGAGGAAGAGCGGGAGCTCGCTACTATGACAGACAGAAGCGCTCAGAGGTTTCTCCGCGCAGAGGCTTACATTGGCCAACAAACAGACGATGGCGAAGACGATGCGGCTGCCGGGCCGTCTCGGCCTGTCGCGCGCACCCTCTTCCCTCAGGCACGGGGTGCCAAACGGCGCAAGTCAGTGTCATTCGAagagccagagccatctGCTCCTACGTCTAGCAAGGCCACTACTATCCATTCGAATGACGCCGAATTTGCGGCGCCGCCCAGCACCATGCAAATGTCTCCTCCCAGCAGCATGGAGGAGGCTGCCCCTTTCCCTTGGTCTGCAATGACCGCCACCCAACAAAatgacggcgatgaagacaaagaggGTGGCGACAATGATATTACTGAGCAAGTGATGAGCCTTCTTCAAACTCAACACATCGACCGCTCTGTTCTAGCGTCCGTTAACAATCTCCTTGTCGTGTCCGCTCGTCGGACAAAGGGCCTCGCCATGGGCCTCGACTCTGCCCGTGAGGCCgtaaaggagaagaagatgaagattggaAGGTTACAGGAGAAGATTGCTGTGCTGGAGAATTCGGAGCGGTCGCTGAATGGTCAGATTACGCATATGAAGGCTGGACTGATGAAGATGTACGAGGCTAATTGA
- a CDS encoding uncharacterized protein (EggNog:ENOG41~TransMembrane:1 (o697-719i)), with translation MFLLENHIGQDPTFAPRAEVMKDFKQLLSERLAQKATEIYHENMQKQIPERKEEWDFAHVVQLGKAVSKVCDRIRKRYKKTSTIMGVDPLSILVYEVFPKFEQDASAIIQIIMQGASESGQELEIQDGFELYKELKEIRDIHEEFLPKEPFAFNIEDLLVDFVWRWLKSAEARMADFVDQAIKQDQFQVRTDSPGEIAGDSQRHSVSIIDMFMLFNQTVDQIFKLEWGNAEHHARFMTTLARNFSAGVGRYCETVDQQFAKEMDRPSAQELAAQTQTTQEKWMQYAKDAWNNKEKAEPFHFFPESFVKLNNIEYAMQELDKLEKNMNVEACAALLDKKDGVKKKSRKPSKYTFTIKVVEAEDLKACDPSGYSDPYVVFGDEYQKRLHKTRIIHRNLNPRWDESFDITVQGPVNVIATIWDYDTFGDHDYVGRTSLKLDPNHFGDYLPREFWLDLDSQGRLLIRVSMEGERDDIVFHFGKAFRHLKRTERDMVRKITDKLTAQINETLSLETLRALIGSGGVGASITSLWKKRTSSAPPSTAPSQSQIENALTNLFAYFDDNFAIMKTTLTDATMIAVMTRLWKDVLITIENLLVPPLSEKPSTQKPLTRLELDIVYHWLEMLFVFFNAKDEHSGEQLGVPAEVLKSPKWHELASLNFFYFEDTNNLIRESERMAAASAQRAQQALQQQNQQQSQSRLAVPSSLGASLGGAGSFASMGTIRRGKSIMMSRNLGTMRKAKEAKRREMQADASDDMILRILRMRPEATNYLKERQRQKERQAATAAAALIVKNSVSQGWNSGVPAFSGAPFGRNSLLPNRR, from the exons ATGTTCCTCCTAGAAAACCACATTGGTCAAGACCCAACCTTTGCCCCTCGGGCTGAAGTAATGAAAGATTTCAAACAGCTTCTATCCGAGCGTCTGGCCCAGAAAGCTACTGAAATCTACCACGAGAATATGCAAAAACAAATACCAGAGCGAAAGGAAGAGTGGGATTTTGCTCATGTTGTACAACTTGGCAAAGCCGTGTCCAAGGTGTGCGACCGAATTCGAAAGCGGTACAAAAAGACTTCAACTATCATGGGAGTAGATCCCTTGAGTATCTTGGTCTATGAAGTTTTCCCCAAATTCGAACAGGATGCAAGCGCCATCATCCAGATCATTATGCAAGGAGCCAGTGAAAGCGGCCAAGAGCTTGAGATTCAAGATGGGTTTGAGCTGTACAAAGAGCTGAAAGAAATCCGCGACATTCACGAAGAGTTCCTGCCTAAAGAGCCTTTTGCCTTCAATATTGAAGATCTGCTCGTCGATTTTGTATGGCGTTGGCTTAAGTCGGCCGAGGCTCGAATGGCAGATTTCGTGGATCAAGCAATTAAGCAAGATCAGTTCCAAGTGAGAACGGACAGCCCAGGCGAGATAGCTGGGGACTCACAGCGGCATAGCGTGTCCATTATTGACATGTTTATGCTCTTCAACCAGACGGTAGACCAAATCTTCAAGCTGGAATGGGGTAACGCAGAGCATCATGCCAGATTCATGACTACATTGGCAAGAAACTTCTCTGCTGGCGTTGGCCGCTACTGTGAGACGGTTGATCAGCAATTTGCAAAGGAAATGGATCGTCCGTCTGCTCAAGAGCTGGCTGCACAAACTCAAACAACCCAAGAGAAGTGGATGCAGTATGCTAAAGACGCATGGAacaacaaggaaaaggccgaACCTTTCCACTTCTTCCCAGAG TCTTTTGTAAAACTTAACAATATCGAGTACGCAATGCAAGAGCTTGATAAGCTAGAGAAGAACATGAACGTCGAAGCGTGCGCAGCATTATTAGACAAGAAAGACGGTGTGAAGAAAAAGTCTCGGAAGCCAAGCAAGTATACCTTTACCATAAAAGTGGTAGAGGCTGAGGACCTCAAAGCCTGCGACCCCTCAGGTTACAGTGATCCCTATGTCGTTTTTGGCGACGAGTATCAGAAGCGCCTTCACAAGACACGTATCATTCATCGAAACTTAAACCCCCGATGGGATGAATCATTCGACATTACAGTTCAAGGCCCAGTCAACGTCATTGCAACCATATGGGATTACGATACGTTCGGTGACCACGACTATGTCGGACGAACCTCGCTAAAGTTGGATCCTAATCACTTTGGCGACTACCTGCCCCGAGAATTCTGGCTTGATCTGGACTCACAGGGCCGTTTGTTAATCAGAGTTAGCATGGAAGGAGAGCGCGACGACATTGTCTTCCATTTTGGAAAAGCTTTCCGTCATTTGAAACGTACAGAACGAGATATGGTCCGAAAAATTACGGATAAG CTTACTGCTCAAATTAACGAAACACTGTCACTCGAGACCCTAAGGGCCCTCATAGGATCTGGAGGCGTGGGAGCTTCCATTACGAGTCTCTGGAAGAAGCGAACTTCCTCTGCTCCCCCATCTACAGCGCCGTCACAGTCGCAGATCGAAAACGCTCTCACCAATCTGTTTGCCTATTTCGATGACAATTTCGCCATTATGAAAACGACACTAACAGACGCGACAATGATTGCCGTCATGACTCGGTTATGGAAAGATGTGCTTATAACGATAGAAAATCTTTTGGTGCCACCGTTGTCAGAGAAGCCGTCAACCCAGAAACCCCTCACGCGCCTGGAACTCGACATTGTATATCActggctggagatgctgtTTGTGTTTTTCAATGCCAAGGATGAGCACTCGGGCGAGCAACTTGGGGTTCCTGCTGAGGTGCTCAAATCGCCTAAGTGGCACGAGCTTGCTTCGCTAAACTTTTTCTACTTTGAGGATACTAACAACCTCATTCGGGAATCGGAACGcatggctgcagcatctgcgcAACGAGCTCAGCAAGCTTTACAGCAGCAGAATCAACAACAAAGCCAAAGCAGACTTGCAGTGCCGAGTAGTTTGGGAGCATCTCTGGGTGGTGCGGGCTCGTTTGCAAGCATGGGCACCATCCGACGCGGCAAGAGTATTATGATGAGCCGAAATCTTGGAACCATGCGCAAAGCCAAGGAGGCGAAGCGGCGCGAGATGCAAGCCGATGCTAGTGATGATATGATCTTACGAATCTTGCGTATGCGTCCCGAGGCGACCAACTATCTCAAGGAGAGACAACGTCAGAAAGAGCGCCAAGCCGCAACAGCTGCCGCGGCGCTGATTGTGAAGAACAGTGTAAGCCAAGGTTGGAACTCTGGAGTTCCCGCGTTTTCAGGTGCGCCGTTCGGGCGAAACAGTCTTTTGCCTAACAGGAGATAA